The genomic stretch CAGTGATGAACGGACCCTTGCCGGTGTGGCCACTGATGTGAACGGGAATTTCTCGTTAAGGGTCAGGAGCAAGCAAAACCGTATACGGATTTCCTTTATTGGTTATAAAACAGTTACCCTTCCGATTAACGGCCAATCCGAGATCAATGTAAACCTTGAGTTTGCGGTCAGTGACCTGGATGTGGCAGAGGTGACCGCAGAGAAGATGATCGATCAGGGGATGTTCCAGATCGATGAGCGTGACCTTACCTCATCCTCGACAAGGGTGGATGCCGAACTGTTGGAGGAAATGTCTGCCCTATCCATTGACCAGGCCTTGCAAGGAAGAATGGCCGGCGTGGATATTGTGTCCAATTCCGGTGATCCGGGTGCCGGGATGTCCATCAGGATACGAGGTACTACTTCTATCAATGGCTCGTCAGAACCACTGATCGTGGTGGATGGGATTCCTTTCCAAACCAATACCTCATCATTTGACTTTGCCAATGCCAATGAGCAAGAATATGCGCAGTTGCTGAACGTGGCACCGGCAGATATCGAGTCCATCACGGTTTTACGGGATGCGGCAGCCACGGCACTGTGGGGATCCAGGGGTTCCAATGGTGTGCTGGTGATCACCACCAAACGAGGAAGCAAAGGAAAGCCTACCATTACCTACTCTTTTCGAGGGGCCATGACCCAGCAACCGGACCAGATCCCGATGCTGAGCGGGGACCAATACTCTACGTTGATCGCAGAGGGGTATATGAACAGTTTCGGTGTACCGCTGAATATTGACCAGAACAAGGAGTTTTCCTACGATCCTAGAGATCCCTACTACTTTTATAATTACGGAAACAACACCGACTGGATCAACGAGATCACGCAGTTGGGCTATATGTTTGATCATAATCTGGCCCTATCCGGTGGTGGTGAGAAAACGCGATATCGGGTATCGGTCAATAAAAACAATTCTGTCGGTACCACGGTAGGAACAGGCTTTGACAGGCTTGCTACACGGATCAGTTTGGACTATAATGTATCTAGCAAGATCCGCGTAAGAACGGACCTGGCCTACACCAATTCCAAGACTGATAGGAATTGGGTAAATGGTACCAGCGGTAGCAGGGATTTGATTAGGAGCATAGCTTATGAAAAAATGCCCAATATGTCACCATTTGAGTATGACGCATATGGTAACCTGACACCGAACTATTTCTCACCGGAATTCAATATCCAAGGAGCTTTTTCCGGAACCTATAATCCCTTGGCCATGGCCGAAGAAGCTACCAATACGACAGAGAGTAACCGGATCATTCCGAAGTTTACCCTTCAGTATTATATCAGGGAGGACCTCATGTTCCAATCCGATGTGGCCTTTGATATCAACAATACGCAGAGAAGGTCGTTTTTGCCCCAAGTAGCAACAGGGCTGCCGTTAAGTAACCAAAACGTTAACAGGGCTGAGGGCAATGATTCGGACTTTTTGGTTACCCAGACGTTTAACAAACTTTACTATACCCCGGAACTGGGCGAGGACCACAGTCTGATGGCGATGCTGTTGGCCACGACCTATGAGGGAAGGAGTGACGGCTTCAACGTCGTTACCACCAATGCTGCATCTTCCAATCTTCAGGTACCCTCAACTATTAATAGGGACGACAATATCGGACTTGGTTCCGGGACAAGTATTTCCCGTTCCCTTGGTCTTGTGGCCAATGCCCAGTACGGATATAAGGACAGGTACATTATCAATGCCTCCATTAGAAGAGACGGGAGCTCCAAATTCGGAGCTAACCACCGATGGGGAACCTTTCCCAGTATCTCCGGTAGATGGAGGGTATCCGGTGAGCCGTTTATGCAGGACCTTACTTGGCTGAATGAATTCAGTTTGAGGGCCAGTTACGGAGAGAGTGGCAATACACCAAGACAGGATTATGTGCACTTCAGTACCTTCTCTAACCTGAACTGGAATTATCTCGGAGAGACAGGCGTGGTGCCGAACAGCTTGGAGCTGACCAATTTTAAATGGGAAAATGTGGCACAGACCAATCTTGGTTTTAACCTTGAAGTGATCGATAACCGTGTCATTTTAGGATTTGATTGGTACCTCAAGCGTACCTCAGACTTGTTTTTAGACAACTTGCGCATTCCGAGTACCACTGGTTTTTCTAGCGTAAATATGAACATTGGTACGATGGACAACAGGGGCTGGGAGCTGTCTGTTTTTACGACGCCTTACCGTTCAGGGGATTGGCAGGTAAATTTTGATTTTAACATTGCCCGTAACAAGAACATCGTACAGTCCATATCTGAGCTGTACCAGACTGATAACCTGGAATCAATGGAGTCCAATGGCAACTATTTCGTGACCATTCAAGAAGGCAATCCATTGGGATCTTTTTATGGCTTTAGGTACCAAGGTGTCTATACCGATGGGGAAGCCACTATCGCCAGGGATGCCAGTGGCAATGTCATCACAGGACCTAACGGGGATCCCGTCCAAATGGTCTTTAACTACCCCAACAATGGATATGAATTCCAGCCGGGAGATGCCATGTACGAGGACATCAACAATGACGGAAATATTGATTACAAGGACATCGTTTGGCTGGGCGATGCCAATCCCAAACTGACCGGTGGCTTTGGTCCGAGGATCAGCTATAAGAACCTTCAGGTGTCCGGATATTTTAACTTCCGCTACGGCGTGGATATCGTCAACAGAGCCAGGATGACCACCGAAAACATGTATGGCTACGAAAACCAGAATACCGCAGTGCTCAACAGGTGGAGAAAGCCGGGAGACCAGACCGATATGCCGCGGGCATTGATACGGACAGGTTATAACTGGCTTGGCTCAGACCGCTATGTGGAGGATGGCTCATTCCTGAGGTTCAGGACACTGACGGTGCGTTACACTATGCCAAGGACTTTCCTTGACAGGACCAATTTGGGAGACCTCAGTTTTTACCTGACAGCAGAAAACCTGTTTACCTGGACGGGCTATACGGGACAGGATCCGGAAGTAGGCCTGACCAGTTCCAGTGCCAATAGGCTTTTCCAGATCGGATATGATGATGCACGGACGCCACCCACGCAAACCTATACTTTGGGCATTAACGTGCGGTTCTAATTTGACCATTAAAAAGATAGAAAGATGTTAAAGAAATATATATCCTATACGTTCCTTGCGCTGATGATCGTGGCAGGAACCGGCTGTGACAACTGGCTGGACCAACGGCCCCAAAATGGTGTAGTCAAGCAGGACTTTTGGAAGACCAAAGAACAAGTGCACTCGGCATTGATGGGAGCCTATGCTTCCCTGAATGGGAGTTACCGGGGAGACCATCCGACCGAGTTGATGTTTTTGTGGGGTGAACTTCGCGGTTATATGGTAGGACTTAACTCCGGGGCAGACTTTAACGACACCCAGATCATTTTCGGCAATATCCTGCCGACCAACCGCATTGCCGACTGGAGCCCGTTTTACGGCACCATCAACCTTTGTAGTAATGTGATCGATAATGGCCCCGGAGCACTGGAGACCGACCAGACTTTTCAAGAAGCCGATTTGAATAATTATGTTGCTGAGGCAAGGGCATTGAGGGCATTAATGTATTTCTATTTGGTAAGGACATTTGGAGAAGTTCCGTTGATTACCGAGGCCATTGACAGTGACTCTGATCCCCTGACGGCCCCCAAATCTTCCGGGCAGGAAGTACTGGATTTTATTGTCCGGGAACTGGAGCTGGCAGAAAGTAATATTTACGAGCAACATGAAAATTTGGCAGCCAGTAAAGGAAGGATAACCCGCTACGCGGTAAATGCCCTTCAGGCGGATGTGTACCTCTGGATGGAAGATTATGAAGCAGCCGCAGCCGCTGCAGATAAGGTACTTGAAGGGCCCTATGCCTTGGTTCCCCAGGATAGCTGGTTTCAGGAGATTTTTGTCAATGGGAATTCTACGGAAAGTATTTTCGAGATCCAGTACCAGGCCCCACAGTCCAATCCCTTTTTCAATATGTTCAGTACTACTCAGGGAAGAAGATTTCTTGCTTATCCTTCGGTACTTGAGAAAACCTATGGTTTCAATCCCGATTTTCCTGAAGAAATTGATTTA from Echinicola soli encodes the following:
- a CDS encoding SusC/RagA family TonB-linked outer membrane protein; amino-acid sequence: MENFTNRLICLVLGLLLVGTTAWGQQPQTTTLEIVKGQVLDKDDRMPIIGATVVEIDSDERTLAGVATDVNGNFSLRVRSKQNRIRISFIGYKTVTLPINGQSEINVNLEFAVSDLDVAEVTAEKMIDQGMFQIDERDLTSSSTRVDAELLEEMSALSIDQALQGRMAGVDIVSNSGDPGAGMSIRIRGTTSINGSSEPLIVVDGIPFQTNTSSFDFANANEQEYAQLLNVAPADIESITVLRDAAATALWGSRGSNGVLVITTKRGSKGKPTITYSFRGAMTQQPDQIPMLSGDQYSTLIAEGYMNSFGVPLNIDQNKEFSYDPRDPYYFYNYGNNTDWINEITQLGYMFDHNLALSGGGEKTRYRVSVNKNNSVGTTVGTGFDRLATRISLDYNVSSKIRVRTDLAYTNSKTDRNWVNGTSGSRDLIRSIAYEKMPNMSPFEYDAYGNLTPNYFSPEFNIQGAFSGTYNPLAMAEEATNTTESNRIIPKFTLQYYIREDLMFQSDVAFDINNTQRRSFLPQVATGLPLSNQNVNRAEGNDSDFLVTQTFNKLYYTPELGEDHSLMAMLLATTYEGRSDGFNVVTTNAASSNLQVPSTINRDDNIGLGSGTSISRSLGLVANAQYGYKDRYIINASIRRDGSSKFGANHRWGTFPSISGRWRVSGEPFMQDLTWLNEFSLRASYGESGNTPRQDYVHFSTFSNLNWNYLGETGVVPNSLELTNFKWENVAQTNLGFNLEVIDNRVILGFDWYLKRTSDLFLDNLRIPSTTGFSSVNMNIGTMDNRGWELSVFTTPYRSGDWQVNFDFNIARNKNIVQSISELYQTDNLESMESNGNYFVTIQEGNPLGSFYGFRYQGVYTDGEATIARDASGNVITGPNGDPVQMVFNYPNNGYEFQPGDAMYEDINNDGNIDYKDIVWLGDANPKLTGGFGPRISYKNLQVSGYFNFRYGVDIVNRARMTTENMYGYENQNTAVLNRWRKPGDQTDMPRALIRTGYNWLGSDRYVEDGSFLRFRTLTVRYTMPRTFLDRTNLGDLSFYLTAENLFTWTGYTGQDPEVGLTSSSANRLFQIGYDDARTPPTQTYTLGINVRF
- a CDS encoding RagB/SusD family nutrient uptake outer membrane protein; amino-acid sequence: MLKKYISYTFLALMIVAGTGCDNWLDQRPQNGVVKQDFWKTKEQVHSALMGAYASLNGSYRGDHPTELMFLWGELRGYMVGLNSGADFNDTQIIFGNILPTNRIADWSPFYGTINLCSNVIDNGPGALETDQTFQEADLNNYVAEARALRALMYFYLVRTFGEVPLITEAIDSDSDPLTAPKSSGQEVLDFIVRELELAESNIYEQHENLAASKGRITRYAVNALQADVYLWMEDYEAAAAAADKVLEGPYALVPQDSWFQEIFVNGNSTESIFEIQYQAPQSNPFFNMFSTTQGRRFLAYPSVLEKTYGFNPDFPEEIDLRSIDATLKSSGEIWKYIGLNQNQRREVTDSYANWIVYRLADVMLMKAEALSQIGRGEEALEIVYEIRERGGAIVRTDETPVSSDANGIVRFIIAERSRELAFEGKRWFDLLRVSKMNNYENLDVLLQAAIDNAPETNLNSILNQLRDTRSHYLPIYFLELSSNPLLEQNPYYLK